One window from the genome of Bacteroidota bacterium encodes:
- a CDS encoding serine/threonine protein kinase, which produces MVNTILFGQYEIESTIGAGGMAVVYKARHLTLGQHFAIKKLSDSLSQNSDARERFIREAKTHSKLDHPNIVKFHDILKDPTTQNVFIVMEYVEGRTLSQMIGKETGPIPFDRAYPIFKQVLDGIGYAHSLGVVHRDIKPSNIIITSSGRIKILDFGIARDETGQTLTQSGTVIGTLQYASPEQIKGERVDQRSDIYSLGMTLYEMLSGRLPLEINTSTSSYHVMQRVLNEPVPDPRSFYPHIDERIVSAIFMAIERDHGKRIASVADFVAVLEGTKSVSGIPSNTGQKTGQADVFERAYRDLTMLQRMNQNFFVSRKDNGDIEIKNRADGYKGMRISFLLVGVLFAVFFASGLYEFISTGGRDTDLISPMLIIGGIAANFIWLYFSLIFQNGDIILTKNEIKVYNKTLSGEGANKYSEIVNLYYHSSKRSIIMQRKGINIQLFRNSKKEVLQRLSMILRDVWAFRKQI; this is translated from the coding sequence ATGGTTAACACGATTCTTTTTGGGCAATACGAAATTGAATCCACCATCGGTGCGGGTGGAATGGCTGTGGTTTATAAAGCACGACACCTCACTCTCGGTCAGCACTTTGCCATAAAAAAGCTTTCCGATTCTCTCTCACAGAATTCTGATGCCCGTGAACGGTTTATCAGAGAAGCAAAAACCCACTCGAAACTTGACCATCCCAATATTGTAAAATTCCACGACATCCTCAAAGACCCGACCACCCAAAATGTTTTCATCGTAATGGAGTATGTCGAGGGAAGAACCCTTTCCCAAATGATCGGGAAGGAGACTGGTCCCATTCCGTTTGACAGAGCATATCCAATTTTTAAACAGGTGCTAGATGGTATTGGCTACGCCCATTCTCTGGGGGTGGTTCACAGGGACATTAAACCAAGTAACATCATAATTACCTCTTCAGGCAGGATAAAAATCCTCGATTTTGGTATCGCGAGGGATGAAACAGGGCAGACCCTCACTCAATCGGGAACAGTTATTGGAACACTTCAATATGCGAGTCCTGAACAGATAAAAGGGGAGAGGGTGGACCAAAGATCTGACATTTACAGTCTCGGGATGACCCTCTACGAAATGCTCTCGGGGCGTCTCCCCTTGGAAATAAACACCAGTACAAGTTCCTACCATGTGATGCAAAGGGTCTTGAATGAACCCGTTCCCGACCCTCGTTCGTTCTATCCGCACATAGATGAAAGAATTGTATCAGCAATTTTCATGGCAATCGAAAGAGACCATGGTAAAAGGATTGCATCAGTTGCCGATTTTGTGGCAGTGCTCGAGGGTACAAAAAGTGTGTCAGGGATACCTTCGAATACGGGACAGAAAACAGGTCAGGCTGATGTCTTCGAGAGAGCATACCGTGATTTGACAATGCTCCAAAGAATGAATCAAAACTTTTTTGTGAGTCGAAAAGACAACGGCGATATTGAGATAAAAAACCGCGCTGATGGATACAAGGGAATGAGGATTTCCTTTCTGCTTGTTGGCGTGTTATTCGCAGTTTTTTTTGCAAGTGGATTATATGAATTTATTTCAACCGGAGGTCGGGATACGGATCTGATATCTCCGATGTTGATCATAGGCGGAATCGCCGCAAATTTTATTTGGCTTTACTTTTCGCTGATTTTCCAAAACGGTGACATTATCCTGACAAAGAATGAGATTAAAGTTTACAATAAAACACTCTCCGGCGAAGGTGCCAATAAATATTCCGAAATTGTTAATTTATATTATCATTCGAGCAAAAGAAGTATAATAATGCAGCGAAAAGGGATAAATATTCAACTCTTTCGAAATTCAAAAAAGGAGGTATTACAACGGCTCTCGATGATCCTTCGTGATGTATGGGCATTTAGGAAACAGATTTAA